One Anoplopoma fimbria isolate UVic2021 breed Golden Eagle Sablefish chromosome 2, Afim_UVic_2022, whole genome shotgun sequence DNA window includes the following coding sequences:
- the rnaset2 gene encoding ribonuclease T2, which produces MKFCSPFLLCLAAALSSAFVISPPHMWTKLILTHHWPSTFCMTEQPACHPNISYWTLHGLWPDKGIDCNSSWHFNSSQIEDLLPDMKKSWPDLLNPSSASFWKYEWHKHGTCAAKAASLNSQHKYFGKALELYHKLDLHSVLKKFDITPSETYYKLSQIEGVIENFYSVKPKIQCIHPSKNADVQILGQIEICFNPDFTLMDCEKQFPTEKLSKGDWDNLIVDGKASGFSVCDHDMPVYYPPLQ; this is translated from the exons ATGAAGTTCTGCTCCCCTTTTCTGCTCTGCCTGGCAGCAGCCCTGTCATCTGCCTTTGTGATTTCACCTCC ACACATGTGGACCAAACTGATCCTGACCCACCACTGGCCGAGCACATTCTGTATG aCGGAACAGCCAGCCTGTCATCCCAACATAAGCTACTGGACACTACATGGACTttg GCCAGATAAAGGGATTGACTGCAATTCATCATGGCATTTTAACTCTTCTCAGATAGAG gacCTGCTTCCAGACATGAAGAAGAGTTGGCCTGACTTGCTTAACCCCTCGTCTGCTTCATTCTG GAAGTATGAGTGGCACAAACATGGAACATGTGCAGCCAAAGCAGCTTCTTTGAATAGTCAACACAAATACTTCGGCAAGGCACTGGAACTATACCACAAGTTGGAtttaca tagCGTCCTGAAGAAGTTTGACATCACCCCTTCAGAAACATACTACAAA CTTTCACAAATCGAAGGAGTCATAGAGAACTTCTACAGCGTCAAACCTAAGATCCAATGTATCCATCCATCAAAG AACGCAGATGTCCAGATTTTGGGGCAGATTGAGATCTGTTTCAACCCTGACTTCACCCTCATGGACTGTGAGAAACAATTTCCCACAGAGAAGTTGTCTAAGGGAGACTGGGACAATCTCATTGTTGATGGCAAGGCATCTggattcagtgtgtgtgacCATGATATGCCAGTTTACTACCCACCTCTTCAATAG